One genomic region from Thermoleptolyngbya sichuanensis A183 encodes:
- a CDS encoding glycosyltransferase family 39 protein yields MLLLWMALAALVRFAYLSSKPPWTDEFSTLVFSLGHSFRTVPLDQVISSEDLLSPLRPEPEGTPQDVVRYLMSESTHPPVYFLLSHFWLKLFPALPQGIVSVWAGRSLSVVFAILTVPAIYGLGWLAGRSRLAANLSAILYAVSPYAVFLAQDARHYTLALLLITLSFCCLVVAVRKMQARQPIPLWLCAGWVAVNALGVAVHYFVMLSLLSEAIALLFFWRFQAPAHRHAHPSSSFLNPQLLAVAFLSLAACLVWLPELASSQTSPLTEWIFYDRSDLLMWLNPIFQFLAAWVVMVILLPLEADFLPLAAVAAVVMIAFLLWVVPLLVRSFKMLLADPQTRWAVVLLGGLVLGGIAVMTLITYGLGRDVTRGARYNFIYFPAALALLGAALATLWNRGGLADEATTPPPWTSRRWYAPRHQFPKTGKTAVLGILFLGFLSALSVAVNLGYEKYYRPEQLAAQMRQYTEAPILVATDHQTHVQTGEMMGLAREFLLAPDASPYTLPRFILAHGEKNSLTPAATLNQALSQVPRPFDLWLVNWHASENVNQPDCAAQEIRKIWINGYSYDLYRCR; encoded by the coding sequence ATGCTGCTCTTGTGGATGGCGCTGGCGGCGTTGGTGCGGTTTGCGTATTTGAGCAGCAAGCCGCCTTGGACGGATGAGTTTTCGACGCTGGTGTTTAGCCTGGGGCACAGTTTTCGCACGGTGCCGCTGGATCAGGTGATTTCGTCAGAGGATCTGCTGTCGCCGCTGCGCCCGGAGCCAGAGGGCACGCCGCAGGACGTGGTGCGCTATCTCATGAGCGAGAGTACGCACCCGCCGGTGTATTTTTTGCTGTCGCATTTCTGGCTGAAGCTGTTTCCGGCGCTGCCGCAGGGGATTGTCAGTGTGTGGGCGGGGCGATCGCTCTCGGTGGTGTTTGCCATCCTCACGGTTCCTGCCATCTACGGGCTGGGTTGGCTGGCAGGGCGATCGCGCTTAGCGGCAAATCTATCTGCCATTCTGTATGCGGTGTCGCCCTATGCGGTATTCCTGGCGCAGGATGCCCGCCACTACACGCTGGCACTGCTGCTGATTACGCTGTCTTTCTGCTGTCTGGTGGTTGCTGTCCGCAAGATGCAGGCAAGACAGCCGATTCCGCTCTGGCTGTGTGCTGGGTGGGTGGCGGTAAATGCGCTGGGTGTAGCGGTTCACTACTTTGTCATGCTGAGTTTGCTGAGCGAGGCGATCGCCCTCCTCTTTTTCTGGCGCTTCCAGGCTCCTGCCCACCGCCACGCTCACCCCAGCTCATCCTTTCTCAATCCCCAACTCCTTGCGGTTGCCTTCCTTTCTCTTGCGGCCTGCCTCGTCTGGCTGCCCGAACTGGCTAGCTCGCAAACCAGCCCCCTCACCGAGTGGATCTTTTACGACCGCAGCGACCTGTTAATGTGGCTAAACCCTATTTTTCAGTTCCTTGCGGCCTGGGTCGTGATGGTAATCTTGCTGCCGCTGGAGGCAGACTTTTTGCCGCTGGCGGCCGTAGCGGCCGTGGTTATGATTGCTTTTCTCCTATGGGTTGTGCCGCTGCTGGTTCGCAGTTTCAAAATGCTGCTCGCCGATCCCCAAACGCGCTGGGCGGTGGTGCTACTGGGTGGGCTGGTGCTGGGCGGCATCGCCGTGATGACGCTGATTACCTACGGACTGGGGCGCGACGTGACGCGGGGCGCACGTTATAACTTCATCTACTTTCCGGCAGCGCTGGCGCTGCTGGGCGCGGCATTGGCGACGCTGTGGAACCGGGGCGGCCTGGCCGATGAGGCAACAACACCGCCTCCCTGGACTTCGCGCCGCTGGTATGCCCCCCGCCACCAGTTTCCTAAAACAGGGAAAACAGCGGTTTTGGGCATCCTATTTCTGGGTTTTCTCAGCGCCCTCTCGGTGGCAGTGAACCTGGGCTATGAAAAGTATTACCGACCCGAGCAACTGGCGGCCCAGATGCGGCAATATACCGAAGCCCCCATCCTCGTCGCCACCGACCACCAAACCCATGTGCAAACGGGCGAAATGATGGGCCTTGCCCGCGAGTTCTTGCTTGCGCCCGATGCCAGCCCCTACACGCTGCCCCGGTTTATCCTGGCGCACGGCGAAAAGAACTCGTTAACCCCCGCTGCCACGCTGAACCAGGCGCTAAGCCAAGTGCCGCGCCCGTTCGACCTGTGGCTCGTCAACTGGCACGCTTCTGAAAACGTGAACCAGCCGGACTGCGCCGCGCAGGAGATTCGCAAAATCTGGATCAATGGCTATAGCTACGACCTGTATCGCTGTCGCTGA
- a CDS encoding peptidylprolyl isomerase yields the protein MIQLPKRSFTRWLKAGAVSLLMTLLLVGWGAAHSNLAAIALPQGNAITDGRAILRYALPISNKPVRQLQTLLEDLSTPLRISRTSLNAINPKLSQMERILNTKQKELLASVPADRQAAAGLLITQLEMGINAMRSAVEENNKAALWEKRSELLDMVGQLEELMVAQFPYEVPEEYSNLPQLKGRATISIKTDKGDMVAVVDGYNAPVTAGNFVDLVQRGFYDGLKFTRAEDFYVLQIGDPPGPEDGFIDPKTKQERKIPLEVMVQGDKAPTYGITLEDAGRYLDQPVLPFSAFGALGMAHPDSDPNGGSSQFFFFLFEPELTPAGLNLLDGRYSIFGYVVEGKEVLEKLKAGDAIQSMKVISGLENLVEP from the coding sequence ATGATTCAACTGCCCAAGCGTTCCTTCACCCGCTGGCTAAAGGCCGGAGCCGTTTCTCTGCTCATGACGCTGCTGCTGGTGGGATGGGGAGCCGCCCATAGCAACTTAGCGGCGATCGCCCTCCCCCAGGGCAACGCCATCACCGACGGCCGCGCCATTTTGCGCTACGCCCTGCCGATTAGCAACAAGCCCGTGCGCCAGTTGCAAACGCTGCTCGAAGACTTGTCTACGCCCCTCCGCATCAGCCGCACCAGCCTCAACGCCATCAACCCCAAGCTGTCGCAGATGGAGCGAATTCTAAACACGAAGCAAAAGGAACTGCTGGCTAGCGTGCCAGCCGATCGCCAAGCGGCGGCTGGGCTGCTGATTACCCAGCTAGAAATGGGCATCAACGCCATGCGGAGTGCCGTTGAAGAAAACAACAAAGCTGCCCTGTGGGAAAAGCGCTCTGAACTGCTCGACATGGTGGGGCAGCTCGAAGAACTCATGGTCGCCCAGTTCCCCTACGAAGTGCCGGAAGAATACAGCAACCTGCCCCAGCTCAAGGGACGCGCCACCATCAGCATCAAAACCGACAAGGGCGATATGGTGGCCGTGGTGGATGGCTACAATGCTCCGGTTACAGCAGGCAACTTTGTCGATCTCGTTCAGCGTGGTTTCTATGACGGGCTAAAGTTCACCCGCGCTGAAGACTTCTATGTGCTGCAAATTGGCGATCCGCCAGGTCCCGAAGACGGCTTCATCGACCCCAAAACCAAGCAAGAGCGCAAGATTCCCCTGGAAGTGATGGTGCAGGGCGACAAAGCCCCCACCTACGGCATTACGCTGGAGGACGCGGGGCGCTATCTGGATCAGCCTGTGCTGCCCTTTTCTGCCTTTGGTGCCCTCGGCATGGCCCACCCCGACAGCGACCCCAACGGCGGCTCCTCTCAGTTCTTTTTCTTCCTATTTGAACCCGAACTCACCCCTGCTGGGCTAAACCTGCTAGACGGCCGCTACTCCATCTTCGGCTACGTCGTCGAAGGCAAAGAAGTGCTGGAAAAACTGAAGGCAGGTGACGCGATCCAGTCGATGAAAGTGATTTCGGGCTTAGAGAATTTGGTAGAACCATAA
- a CDS encoding NF041680 family putative transposase, protein MIFNELQQFRQTLYASLGNARDALFDLMDAVLVSACIVSFVRLSQSPVFRRQWSSTYEALRDSRLPRSKVLKLLVQQIPTQQQPLLAGDASRWNRPAARRLKDRTLSGRTGHAPIAGQNYSTLAWIAEDRGSWALPLRHERITSFETPASKAAFQLKQVTRQLAVRPLAIYDRGYGNASFVNQTAGIEADLLLRVTSNRCVYGAPPAYRGRGAPAKHGHKMKLNDPDTWSVPVETVEVDDPNWGRVRVSRWSAYHFRKSPKRAMEVLRVEVLETQSSTRRLAPLWLVWLGEQMPPLETLWLHYLRRFAIEHWYRFAKQRLYWTHPQFSSVSATEQWSSLMPLLSWQLWLARKDCTDHPLPWQAPQETLTPGRVAQAFAGILAAIGTPAPAPKPRGKSPGRGKGHKPTPRPCYPMVKKRASKRKTSEQSLNSPVATAA, encoded by the coding sequence ATGATTTTCAACGAACTTCAGCAATTTCGCCAAACGTTGTATGCCAGCTTGGGAAACGCCAGAGATGCCCTGTTTGATCTGATGGATGCCGTGTTAGTGAGTGCGTGCATCGTGTCGTTTGTGAGGCTATCGCAGAGTCCTGTCTTTCGTCGCCAGTGGTCGAGCACCTATGAAGCGTTGCGCGATAGCCGCCTACCCCGATCAAAGGTGCTGAAGCTGTTGGTGCAGCAGATACCGACTCAGCAGCAACCGTTGTTGGCAGGTGATGCGAGTCGGTGGAACCGTCCTGCTGCCAGGCGTTTGAAAGACCGCACCTTATCAGGCAGAACAGGACATGCCCCGATAGCCGGACAAAACTACAGTACCTTAGCCTGGATTGCTGAAGACAGGGGCAGTTGGGCATTACCATTGCGGCATGAGCGCATCACCAGCTTTGAAACACCCGCCAGTAAAGCGGCATTCCAACTCAAACAAGTGACTCGGCAGTTAGCGGTGCGTCCGTTGGCGATCTACGACCGAGGGTACGGCAATGCCAGTTTTGTCAACCAAACGGCAGGGATTGAGGCAGACTTGCTGCTGCGGGTTACATCCAATCGATGTGTCTATGGCGCGCCCCCAGCGTATCGAGGGCGAGGCGCACCTGCCAAGCATGGACATAAGATGAAACTCAATGACCCTGACACTTGGAGTGTCCCGGTCGAAACCGTTGAAGTCGATGATCCCAACTGGGGACGAGTGCGGGTCAGTCGTTGGAGTGCATACCATTTCCGCAAATCCCCCAAACGGGCAATGGAAGTGTTGCGCGTGGAGGTGCTGGAGACACAGAGCAGCACGCGACGCTTGGCTCCTTTGTGGTTAGTTTGGCTGGGTGAGCAGATGCCTCCGTTAGAAACCCTGTGGTTGCACTACCTCCGTCGCTTTGCCATTGAACACTGGTATCGCTTTGCCAAGCAGAGGCTATATTGGACACATCCCCAGTTCAGTTCTGTATCGGCAACCGAACAGTGGAGCAGCCTGATGCCGTTGCTCAGTTGGCAGTTGTGGTTAGCGCGAAAGGACTGTACTGACCACCCCTTGCCCTGGCAGGCACCGCAAGAAACGTTGACTCCGGGTCGGGTCGCACAAGCGTTTGCAGGCATTTTGGCAGCGATTGGCACCCCTGCTCCTGCGCCTAAACCTCGTGGTAAATCGCCAGGACGAGGCAAGGGGCACAAGCCAACTCCTCGTCCCTGCTATCCGATGGTCAAAAAACGAGCCTCGAAACGCAAGACATCCGAACAATCCCTGAACAGTCCGGTTGCAACAGCAGCTTAA
- a CDS encoding type II CAAX endopeptidase family protein encodes MRRLAHLPIPLRIGSLLLVLLGLWLPYVALVYALVDDANTVSILVMPVLFGLFFGLLWAWGRWVYGRRGGFAHYGLVGTRAMGRELLQGLGMGFCSLLFLFVLMNGLGWATWRSPAVPIPRLLLEGLGVGLGYGLAEETVFRGWLLDELERDYAPRTALWVNALTFAVLHFIRPLNEVVATAPQFFGLVLLGLLLVWAKRQTGRLGLSIGLHGGMVWGYYLVNVGALIRYTGQAPEWMTGINQNPLAGVLGFLCLGGLALSVRSRVFHQSSNQSSK; translated from the coding sequence TTGCGCCGCCTCGCCCACCTCCCCATTCCGCTCCGCATCGGCAGTCTGCTGTTGGTGCTGTTGGGCCTATGGCTGCCCTACGTTGCGCTGGTCTACGCCCTTGTAGACGACGCAAATACCGTCAGCATTTTGGTAATGCCCGTGCTGTTTGGGTTGTTTTTTGGGCTGCTGTGGGCGTGGGGGCGCTGGGTCTATGGGCGGCGGGGCGGGTTCGCGCACTATGGTCTAGTGGGGACGCGGGCAATGGGTCGAGAACTGCTGCAAGGGCTGGGCATGGGTTTTTGCAGCCTCCTGTTTTTATTTGTCCTCATGAACGGGTTGGGCTGGGCAACCTGGCGATCGCCCGCCGTTCCCATTCCGCGCCTTTTGCTGGAGGGGCTGGGGGTGGGTCTAGGCTATGGGCTGGCGGAGGAAACCGTCTTTCGCGGCTGGCTGCTGGATGAACTGGAGCGCGACTATGCCCCCCGTACAGCGCTTTGGGTCAACGCACTGACCTTTGCCGTGTTGCACTTTATCCGCCCGCTAAATGAGGTGGTGGCTACCGCGCCCCAGTTTTTTGGGCTGGTGTTGCTGGGGCTGCTGCTGGTGTGGGCGAAGCGGCAGACCGGGCGACTGGGCCTGTCGATTGGGCTACACGGCGGCATGGTCTGGGGCTATTATCTGGTGAATGTCGGCGCGTTGATTCGCTACACCGGGCAAGCACCCGAATGGATGACGGGCATTAACCAAAATCCTCTGGCCGGCGTACTGGGGTTTCTCTGTCTGGGCGGGCTGGCGCTCAGCGTGCGATCGCGCGTTTTCCATCAATCTTCTAATCAATCTTCTAAATAA
- a CDS encoding DUF3611 family protein, with product MPESYSDRPISSRSSRPSQSSRIESSYSLPPAVQRVALAFRRTGWISFWAQLVPGVISAGSLIFASFGLAAATTTPGVPSPTSTETGTGAFFSMLGLIALAASVFWAFRYARLGRRLQTADTRVRPKRGEAFQLLRVGLMINLAGMLLTFLGAQAIIGSLVIKASAQGFAIFSGSAARFVNPLDMLLVLATTNINMAHFIGIVASLWLLRVMSRS from the coding sequence ATGCCAGAAAGCTATAGCGATCGCCCCATCTCCAGCCGATCCAGCCGACCAAGCCAGTCTAGCCGCATCGAGTCTTCCTATAGCTTGCCGCCTGCGGTGCAACGAGTGGCGCTAGCGTTTCGGCGCACGGGCTGGATTAGCTTTTGGGCGCAGCTTGTGCCGGGGGTAATCTCGGCTGGGTCGCTAATTTTTGCAAGTTTCGGACTGGCTGCTGCAACCACAACCCCCGGCGTGCCCTCGCCCACCTCGACCGAAACGGGTACGGGTGCATTTTTCTCGATGCTGGGGCTGATTGCTCTGGCCGCCAGCGTCTTCTGGGCCTTTCGCTATGCCCGACTGGGTCGCCGCCTCCAGACTGCCGATACGCGGGTGCGCCCCAAGCGCGGCGAGGCATTTCAGCTTTTGCGCGTGGGGCTGATGATCAATCTGGCAGGAATGCTGCTCACGTTTCTGGGCGCACAGGCCATCATCGGGTCGCTGGTGATCAAGGCATCGGCCCAGGGGTTTGCTATTTTTTCGGGCAGCGCCGCCCGTTTTGTGAATCCGCTGGATATGCTGCTGGTGCTGGCGACGACCAACATCAACATGGCGCACTTTATCGGCATCGTCGCCTCGCTCTGGCTGCTGCGCGTGATGAGCCGCAGCTAG
- a CDS encoding SAM-dependent methyltransferase, translated as MTKPVSSVERQTSQPDAATRSDATGAIADWSKLPSGERYLYQLFSLIDAADFTVVNPAGQEFRFGRVGASEPLRLIIHHPGTYDRVLSFGTLGFCEAYMDGWWDEANHNLVELIGLFYRNNVYSKASRKVTLPLLFKVLTQRLKTVPVLIQNSRKNVQHHYDLGNDFYQQFLDPTLTYSCGYRRHESDSLETMQLQKYELICKKLGLKSGEALVDIGCGWGGMLIYAAERYGVSGTGITLSVEQAKLAQERIEQRGLGDRLTIKIADYREFHGQFDKFVSIGMFEHVGKGSFATFMQQANALLKPGGAGLLHTIVTQSNERNGAWVDKYIFPGGYAPQLHELTQELWAAKLAVAHCENLKPHYAETMKRWAENLVCNRDTIAALGDTYDEKFLRMWYLYLQSFEASFRYGSLHVYQLLFYKGKPWPLPMPLDFSW; from the coding sequence ATGACAAAACCCGTTTCTTCGGTCGAACGGCAGACCTCGCAGCCAGATGCAGCGACTCGTTCAGACGCGACAGGGGCGATCGCCGACTGGAGCAAGCTGCCCAGCGGAGAGCGCTATCTCTACCAGCTTTTTAGCTTGATCGATGCTGCCGACTTTACGGTGGTCAACCCAGCGGGGCAGGAGTTTCGCTTTGGACGGGTGGGCGCGTCAGAGCCGCTGCGGCTGATCATCCACCATCCCGGCACTTACGATCGCGTCCTATCTTTTGGCACGCTGGGCTTTTGCGAAGCCTACATGGATGGCTGGTGGGATGAAGCGAACCACAACCTGGTAGAACTCATTGGGCTGTTTTATCGCAACAATGTCTATTCCAAAGCCAGCCGCAAGGTGACGCTGCCGCTGCTGTTCAAGGTGCTAACCCAGCGCTTGAAAACCGTGCCCGTGTTGATTCAAAACAGCCGCAAAAACGTGCAGCATCACTACGACCTGGGCAACGACTTTTATCAGCAGTTTCTCGATCCGACGCTCACCTATTCCTGTGGCTATCGCCGCCACGAGAGCGACTCGTTGGAAACCATGCAGTTGCAAAAATATGAGCTGATTTGCAAAAAGCTGGGGTTAAAATCTGGCGAAGCTCTGGTGGATATCGGTTGCGGCTGGGGTGGCATGTTGATCTACGCGGCGGAGCGCTACGGCGTGTCGGGAACGGGCATTACCCTCAGCGTGGAGCAGGCGAAACTGGCGCAGGAGCGAATCGAGCAGCGCGGATTGGGCGATCGCCTCACGATTAAAATTGCCGACTATCGGGAGTTTCACGGACAATTCGACAAGTTCGTCAGCATTGGTATGTTTGAGCATGTCGGCAAGGGCAGCTTTGCCACCTTTATGCAGCAGGCTAACGCGCTGCTGAAGCCGGGGGGTGCTGGGCTGCTGCACACCATCGTTACCCAGAGCAACGAGCGCAACGGAGCCTGGGTGGACAAGTATATCTTTCCTGGCGGCTATGCGCCCCAACTGCATGAGCTGACCCAGGAGCTATGGGCTGCCAAGCTTGCGGTTGCCCATTGTGAAAACCTCAAGCCCCACTATGCCGAAACGATGAAGCGCTGGGCCGAAAACCTCGTCTGCAACCGAGACACTATCGCCGCCCTGGGCGACACCTACGACGAGAAATTTCTGCGGATGTGGTATCTCTACCTGCAATCCTTTGAGGCCTCGTTTCGCTACGGCAGTCTACATGTGTATCAACTGCTGTTCTACAAGGGCAAGCCCTGGCCGCTGCCCATGCCGCTCGATTTTAGCTGGTGA